Below is a window of Gossypium hirsutum isolate 1008001.06 chromosome A12, Gossypium_hirsutum_v2.1, whole genome shotgun sequence DNA.
tattgtgattacgtgtaagaccatgtctgggacattggcatcgatatgagataacatgtaagaccatatctggtaTATGGCATTATATGAGCTTTATAttatatccgagtatccttagcAATTTCGAAGGGTTCAATGGGCATAGTCAAGACAAGAATGAAAGTACGATCGAAATAAGTAATAAAGGTACGTACAATACTTATGTGAGAATCGAACGAAAGTAGTGAGTTCATATTGTATCatgtaaatgaaatgagaaagatttgtgtataaatatgttttatgTCAAAATGGGTCCATTTGGCTATATGGAGGTATGAATTGGATGTTAAATGAGGCATGAGTTATGTTTGTTTTAACTATATAAACATAAGGTACATAAAGTGCGAAATACCGTTACTTGATGATAATTAACATGATTCACCTTCGCTAAAGAAAATGTGAGGAACGTTggtttgaatgaaattatattgatAGTTGATTTTGTATATGTAAAtgtgatcaaattgataaaaatgtttttgatcCGTATAAGcatagaaataattaaacttGTGAAGTTTTGTTAATTATGTTATTGGAATTATGGTATAAAAGTGAAATcaaatgaatttatattatagtatatgTAAAtgctaaatatgtgtttattcaATAATATAAGTTTATATCGTATgagtttactaagctttatagcttatttgtgttatttttctacgTTTTATACTGATTCGGACGTTCGTTTGGGTTGAAAGTCGGTGGAGATTGCATCACATTATCCAGTTTTTTATTTAGGCATTTATACACTTGTGACTTGattatatggaatgtataggcttgGGTTATGTGGacatgtgttttggtaatgttGAATGTAAATTTGGAAATTGATGCCTATGTGTTTCATTGGTAATTAACCATATGATTTGACTTAAATGTGGTGTATGTGGTAGtatataattatatgagtatatgaattgtgatgttTGGTTTATTATTGctatattaatattttgattgtaAATTGGTGATTTGAATTGGCATATTTAGGTATGGAGTTGGATGTTCAAATGGTTAAGGATAAGtgatgaatatgtgtaattgtgttATGCTTGATTTTGGCTTTGCAAATGAATGCCAAAATGATtggataaatatttgattttggtatgtgcttATATGTGGTTTAAAATTGATATAGCTGATGATGTTGGTTGAAAAAGATTAAGTATTATTGGGAAATTATGGTTGATGAATCATGATATacatggtatgttttggcaaggaATTGATGGAATGAAAATGTGCAAATGAGGTCTtgttttttaattggtatatgaatggattatgcatggtattaatTATGTAATTGAGTACCAAGTTGAATTGGtataatatgtgtatgaaatgtattgaaattgtaccattttggttgctagGTATGCATGAGGAAAGGGttgcaaattggctttgcaaatagcctatttttgtccacacagacaAAGATACGAACGTATGTCTCAGCCATATACGACACACAATCAtgctacacggtcgtgtgtcctctggggtacccttcgaatttaagtcagtataccctacaggtttgacacggtctagacacacaggcgtgtctactggccgtgtgtgtaacacccctaacccgtatccgctgccagaacagggtttcggagcattactaccatttacagatcactaaaaaaaatttaaatacttaccgattcaatgcatcatataaataaatatattaccattcaatcaacagtttgacacttgtataagcatcaaacagcagcattgttaatatacttgcacatatctcatataaattcaacattgatatatctattttctcgacatatcgcacttgagtttaataatagtctcaacttacataatttccttgtatcaacatatcaaagataatgatatatgtacatgtcatgaaacatatcatgctcttaccgtttcttcataagcatatatcattcatttcattatatcaatatttcatgctctatcatttccatatattttatgtatatttattccggtaatagtttatatcaaacttaacataaattatattccatgtacttatacttatttcgtttatctatctttataattatttcatataaccattcgtcatctgatacatattacctgaatatcaattgttcaacagatgtcatagcgtctcccatccacggtcttatttatctttgacatgatgccatagtgtctttcaactatggtcttactcattttctgtcatgttgccatggtatctttcaaccatggtcttattcatttcatgtcacgctgccatggtatctttcaaccatggtcttatttatttctcgtcatgttgccatggtatctttcaaccatggtcttacacgtttcatatcaggtgccatggtatctttcaaccatggtcttacacgtttcatatcaggctgccatggtatctttcaaccatggtcttacacatttcatatcaggttgccatggtatctttcaaccatggtcttacacatttcatatcagagagcacactcccgtgaacctcatccttacagtgggattaccagtccaggctaaatcccctgtaatataaactcatagagtattgtcaggattaccagtccaggctaaatcccctgtaatataaactcatagagtattgtcaggattaccagtaaatcccctgcaacgacaattactctaatgagcttggatctgaattaccagtccaggctaaattcagaccctagttcggattacccgtccgggctaaatccatttacacgtattcttcaggagggctatatcaggataggatcacccgtccgggctagatcctttttaccgtcaattctttttcagagatccattgaattttcctttcattcaaccggatttattttcaatttatatcgagtattatcaatattttatcaaatatcatgaattgaacattcaaatcatattttcatcacataatcacatatttcaagtatttaaaatacaattcaagttacacaaacttacctcattgcttgtttgtgtttataatttcattaatccgatatcttttcttttccaagatcaagtctcatatttgagtcgtccggatctttataaataaatttgataatcattttcattcatttcatattctaatgcatttaattaatgctctaggtaaaattaccattttgccccaaaacttttaattaatgacgatttcatccttagggtcaggaaaataaaattcttgcaatttaatccttatttccagctattattctcatatatattgataacagtccattaattctataaaatatcggaattttccataatttcaacacttttcaatttaatccctaaaacatgttttcccccgatcttgaactaaattaataatttcattaaattttgtaatttaaataataaaataattcatttcatgcaatttggtcatttctgacatttttataaaatcgcccataaagttttatttttattcaatttagtccctgagcctaaaatatgcaaattagccatgctagatgaatattcatacatatttttcctcctcctcctctccattccacatccttaatgtagataacacacttgtaaataacattatccataatttttattatttacttttatgaatattcaagctgtccatctgtgtcatagtcactaaattatttatatctggagctatagaactccaaattaagatccgctaatttttcctgaaactaggctcatatatattcttaccatgaaattttcagaatttttggtttatccaataagtacagtttattctttaaatttacccctgttctgctgtctgaaagttctgacccttcttcactaaaaattaattatctcctcttacagaattcgaatgatgttcatgtttgtttctattgaaaatagactcattcaggattctaaacatataaatttaagcccctaattatttttatacatttttttatgattttacaaatttagaatagggaaacccgaaatcattctgaccttgtctcacaaaattcatcatatctcatgatttacaattccattgcttacatcatttcttctataataaactagacttaataagatttaatttcatattttattcatcctataattagatttctataatttttgatgattttttttgttagactactgctgctgtccaaaactgttttagtacaagatattaattaccatgttataacatccttattttctttttctacaccatttctcatcactttctcttattttctcttcactaacatatcaagaacataagaccttatgtaagaaaactctactataacattatttccatgttttatcaataataacaaacttaaaaacatattgaaatcttgatatacttaccttgttctattgatactaatctttaacttgattttctctctcctccagcttctatttcttgaatccaacttgatattctaactccccatggtctccttaacatttctctctcttagtagcaatggaaattcttttgatttctaggtggaaatggtgaatttttggtggaaggaccaaattgtaaagaaaagaaaatttctttcttttccttctcttttaaCGTCGGCtgcatgcatggaaagatgatgaaaattcttcatctttccttccttttatactaaataattaataataaaataataataaaatatctcattaaaataatatatatctaattaaataatcataaaatatcatcaacatcatcattactttctagatttctctctcttccaattgactattttgccctttattatcttttaaaattccatccttgagtcattattaattttggtaaaattgcaatttagtccctcatagttcttcacctattcaatttggtcctaattcatccattttccttagtttctagatcattccactcttaaaatatttacactattggtccttcaactttttcatatttacactttaaccccttaaattttgagtatgtactcttgtgcaacaaaacttttctcacttttacaatttagtcctttcttgaattaatatatcataatatacttcttaatattgacataactcaaaatttccctttatgtcactttatttctttattttactatatcaaggataatatcttactgtaaaaattttcagggtattacagtgtgtggcacacgggctggcacatgggcgtgtggctagccgtgtgacccaagtcagtaacccctctagatttcccacggccaaggcacacgggcatgtctatggccgtatggtgcaagtcagtatgtatgccctgttttcacacggcctgagacacgggcctgtctggtggccatgtgaggcaAACGACCTGTTCATACGAGCGTGTGAAACTTGTATGCATGATAATTTTCTAAGTTCTccaaattttttaaatgttattgatttagtctcgaacctcttTCAAGCATGATTTAAGGTCTCGTAGTGCGTTATAAAGGACAAAGTGATTATGTTTGATGGTGTTTATGTATTAATGGATTTTCATGTGAGAAATGTAAGATGTATGCTGTAATTGATTGGTAATGCCCCGTAACCCTATtacggtgatggatacgggttaggggtgttacaatgtgccTGCCAAATAGGAGAACACGTCATGATGTCACAATGTCCCATTCACCATGTCGGGCTTGTTTTGGCCCTTCTTCAATTGCTCGTCAATTATCATCTAAGATGCTTGCAACGTGTCCGATAAATGCGAGAGACACCCCACAAATACATATCCATatcatattcataaaaaaaaattattcaatttcacCACTTTTCCAAAAATGGTCAATTTCTACTTTTAATccttcaactttaaaaaatttgcaatttaatccttactaaAATTCATTATTCATGCTTTCTCTCCAAATACTTAATTcacctttaaaatatttatcatttctcaaaaactaaaattttagggtatttcaaaattcatatatagttTACACAAAGTAGAACTCaaacatatatatcaaattttccaaaatcttaatattttcattaatctaaaatctcatattcattattttcttaattGAATGATTaacaaaaatgattattttttatgcAATATTGGGGTAAAGATGCTGGTGATAAGATTTCTATTTGTGTCAAACAAATGTTTGGCAAAAACTTTAAGTCAAGACTTAATGAAATGATTGTTAAGAGttcattattaatttatattagattAAATGCTCAAACGAATAAAATCACACTTTATTGATCCAGGGGAGTGTTTAGCAGTGTATATGCAATAGCGTACTTGATATCTAAGTGAAATTTATTTGGGTTAATGCTATAAGAAAAAGTATTCTCGAAAACTCAATAAGCCCCTCAGGTCTTTTACATTCAGTTGAGCCCTGTCACtgataaaatttatcaattaagcCCAATAACCATTAGATTTAACAATTGGCATGTAACTCCCCTTATCTAAACCGATGACAATCTTGATTTGGAGGTGCTACAATCCAATGTCTGATtacttttttgataattttataaactatACTACATTGCACTACTATTAGAGCTATTCAGTTTGAAGTTATTAAATAAACTATGTTTGGATGCTAAATTTGAGCTTGAATATTGAAGAacaatttatctttaaattttatgCTTGAGGTAGTATCAATTCATTGAGTTGATTCGGGTTAAGGGCGTTACATGACTGTTAAATCTTAATGGCCTTTGTTGATGTGGCTAATACTAACCGCTAAGACAACTGTCTTAACATTAGGTTATCAATTAGCCAGTATTTACTTattcattttgctttgcatgcaagaTCATTAAGGACAAATACAAAAGATATTGAtgtgaatgatgaaattttattaaactaatctcTCCGAAAAATTATGAGTAATTATGACGTAAATTTGCACTAGAAACACTAAATCTCAACAAAACAAGTAAAACCATTTATTCTTGACTAGACCAttaattcaaccaattcaaacataaattgATAAATCATACAATACAGTAATCCAACCTAAACTCAATACTTTACAACCCATTTTTATCTTTCGCAATGTTTTAGAGACCCAAGCACCactgattttttaaaattttaacatacttTTTTATCTTTTCCAATGGTTTTTTAGAGACCTAAGCAGGTTAGCAGTGCAACACttatttatcctttttttttcattatatatttatctaacattttaaaaaaaattttaaaaaaaaagaaagaaaaagaaaaactaaattatatCATAACCTTAAAAGACATGTTAACCTGGTTTCCCTTTCATTACcctatcattttttattttctttgatccACTCTCACATGCATCTCCCTTCCATTCACCTAAAATAAGGTGTCAATAATATCATTGTGAAATGACCCAAGATCCCACTGAAGCTAAGcaccaagcaaaaaaaaaaaaaaaaaaaaaagagtgaagaaTCTGGTACAAAGAAGCAGGACAGACGACAAAGATGAAAACAAAATGGCTGCCTTTtggttttcattttcatttttaacttttttttatttgtttaaatattaTAGATTGTGGTAAGGGTTTGGGCTAATACCGAAAGGAATTGAGCCAAAATATTTTTGTTTGAGCTAGAATAATTTGACTCAAACATATAGGAATCAATTCAGCcgatttttttactaatttatctaattaataattaatgaTTTAATCGTGATTTATTTTGATTCAcgaattaatcaattttttaccttttttagATGATGCATTAatctatttgatttaatttcaaCAATTATGCATGTAACATCTGTATAGGCTCTACTCAATGTGTGCACCTCATTATTACATTTAATAAATTCAAAGTAAACAAAACAATAAATGATGATAAGCATTGGAACCCTAACCTTTTACAATGACTAAATAATTAACTTCACATATTTATTAATATCAATCCAAATTTATGTAAGCTCCTAATAATATAGGATGTGatctaaattaattctaaatctacaaaatatattaaatagtctatcaaatattataaaaatgaaacatgaaatatgttgtaaacattgcaCATATATATCTATTTACTTTATTGCCAATAGAAAAGAAAACTGATGAAAGTATATCAACATTATAAACAACAGCTACATGTAGGTCTATATTTGGAAATAGGTGCAACAActgcttaattattttattttcttttcagtcAGTCGTACTGTAAAAAAGTCTTGATACAGTacatgaaagaagaaaaaaattatcacCCTGAAAATACGATAACAACATATGTGCTACGTTTTTCAGAACACTGCCGCATTTGCATCCTCTATAGTTTTAATTGGCGACTCTTTTCAGAGTACTTATCATACATGACTTGCAATTTTACATTCATAAGAAGagcatttttagaattttttagttttataatttgaattatttatattttttttgcgTATTTATTAGGAAGAACAatgttaaaaatatcaaaataatattttaaatatagtttagGGATCATCCCTTTGAACTAATGTCATTCGTCCCCTCATTAAAATGTAACAAATGGATAACGTTAACTTCTGAATGTtggtaattaaaacataattttaaacgAAGTTGAGGCAGTGGTGTACAGTTAACCCTCCATCATTATAAGTACGCGTAAAGGCTTCAAACATATTAAACTGAAAAGCCGGAAGACAACAAGAATCAgatcagagagagagagagagagagagagagagagagctgcAACCTCTGAAAGTCATAGTCTCTCTCCCTCTCCAATTCAATCCCAATTCTAAGCCAAAAACCCTAGAAATCCTTTTTTTCCCTTTCAATTACGAAAAATTCAATTCTTTTCTTGAGTAGTATTATTAACAATCACATGCTTCTTCCCAGCAATACTTGTTGATCTTTTGATGCGACGATTGAATGCTCGACATCGGGTCGATTCCGAACTCAAGACCACCACCAACCAACCTAAAATGGATCCAATTAAGTTCCAAACCCGACCCAATTCCCGATCCACCTCTCTTTTTTCCCGAAACCCTCGTCAAACCAAGCCTACCCCTTCTCTCTTTGCAATCTCAGTATCCGTATCTCTCGCTTTATTGATTTTTAGTTACATTTTCATTTTCTCCTCACCAGTGTCCACGAAGTACGGAATCATAATCGATGGTGGAAGCACCGGAACGAGGATCCATGTGTTTCGGTACAGAGTTGATGGAAGCAAAAACCTGGTTTTCGATTTTAAAGAAGGGTCAGATAGCTTGAAGGTTAATCCGGGGTTGTCGGCTTACGTGGAGTATCCGGAAGCTGTTTCGGATTCTTTGGGAAAGCTTCTGGAGTTTGGGAGGAAGAAAGTTCCAAGAAAACAGTTGGCAGAGACGGAAATTAGGTTAATGGCGACGGCTGGGCTGAGGTTGTTGGATGTTGAGTTGCAGGAGCGGATTTTGGAGGAGTGCAGGAAGGTGCTTAGGGTGTCTGGGTTTAAATTTCACGACGAGTGGGCGTCAGTTATTACAGGTAATACAATGCGGGTTACTTCAGTGGTAATGCAGTGTGATCTGTTTTGAATCTAACATGTGAATAGGAATAGAAGAGTAGCACGAGGTTCAAGTTCATCTTTAGTGGTAAGAAATAGAGTACTTGAGTCTTGACCATGTTTTAAGTGAATTTTCCAAGCTAATGGGGGAAAACTTCGATGGTGTTTTACAACTGAGATGTAGGAAAGGGAAGAGTAGTACAATGCGGTTAGTCCACATTTTAGTATAATGGTTTATGTTGATTCTAACGTGAACAATGGTTGTTTGTCTTGGTCCATTTTGGCTGAAATTACATATCACAGAGGGAACCAACTTCATTGATAACTACTTATGATATTTTTGATATTTGCGTTTCATTTTCTCTCTCCTGACtgtatttattatgtattatgagCTTAAATAAGATCTACTCTTATAGTCAAGACAGGAAATCTTTCAGTCCTTTTGTTTATATCTAGTTTTTAATCCCTGATCCACTTTTTTTGAGGCTAAATTTTGGATGCTCTAACTGTCTTAGGCTCTGATGAGGGGGTCTATGCTTGGGTTGTTGCAAACTATGCACTTGGTACTCTTGGAGGTAATCCTCTGGATACGACTGGAATTATTGAACTTGGTGGGGCATCTGCTCAGGTTTGTGGTTATCTTTAGTCTTCCCTGCTTCTAGattcttaatttggaattctttCCTATAATGTTTTGGTAGAATTGATTAGATTTTTCCACTCTAGATTTTACAAGTCATTTGAGCTTATAATTAATGGTCCTACATGTTAGAGTTCCTTGAAGCTATTTCTTGTGTATCAAGAAATGATATCTTAGACTATTTCGTAACCCACTGTAAAAAGTTTCTTTATTGAACTTATAACTATGAAGCAGGTTTTTTAGTGTGAGCCATGAACTAAATTTCGTTATCTGTCTTTAAAAACGACATGTTGGTGTCATTTCAAGAAATGGGCATTAACATGAAAAAATTTATTGTTGTCAACGGCATTACTTCTGCTTAAAGCAATGAAACTATATATATTGTCAAAAGAAAGGGGGGAGGGGGGAGGTTAAAAGAAAGAAGAGGCTATTATTTAACTTATTGCAAATGCATTGGATGCCATTACGTATGTTCTTGGCTTGGTGCTCTGAATGTATAAGTTGAGAAGCGCTTATAAGATCGCCATTACTTGGCTTATACTTATTTTTCAGGTAACCTTTTTCTCAAGTGAGCCTTTGCCTTCTAAGTTCTCACGCTCCATCAAGTTTGGGAATTTCACTTACAGTCTCTATAGTTACAGCTTTCTTCATTTTGGTCAGGTAACCTTCGCATGCAATAGCTATTCATCTACCTTTTTTGTTTGTTATGGTTGCTAGGCTGTCGTGTTCCAATTGTAGGCATTTTATTCCCAAAAAAAAGGGGTTTAACTTTCTTGAAATTCAAAGGAGATCTTTGCTATGTTTTGCATAGTTAAAATCGAATGTTCTGAGAATATATATAAGGACATTTTTTTCCATAACATTCTGGATGTTTATTTGACTGATTGACTGTGCTACTGCAAGTTCTTTTTTCCCTTCAAAAACAGTAATGACTACAATACATATCTAACTTCTAACTAGTATGATTATTATTTCAATATGGCTTTGCATTGTGATTTTGTATGTATGTTATTAGACATTCTGTCAAGAAATTCAATCTTAACCTAGGAGCTtttaattttcatcattttattttcaggATGTTGCACATGAATCATTGAGGGAATCGTTAATTAAAGGAGATTTCGGTCCTGGTAAGTTTTGATGTATTTTCTTTCTGCCAAAGTTTTTCAGGCTTAGAAGTGCTTGAAATTGTGCATGGAACTCCAGTTAGGAATTTCACTCATGCTGAATTCTAATTTAATCATCTTCTAGAGTCTTGCAATGTTGAAGCTTAAGGAAGATATCTAAATTTGAGTATGAGCGCTGTTTGTATATTGCGGTTTTGACTGTTTAGGCTCAGTTGAATGTTTAATTCTAAAAGTTGGCTTCTTTTTACCTTTGATCATTTATGGCTTTTTCATACCGGACATTATGGAAAAGCTTGTTAGAATCAAAAGTTTTTTTATTGGATATCTTCACAAAATCTTTGTTACCTTTGATAGAGATGGTGTGGTACTAGTTTGTTAAGTTATTATGGTTATATGGCTCATTATGTTTTTTCTTACCTTAATACAGCTTCTGACTCTCTTAATAAGGTGATGTACATGGATCCTTGTACACCTAAAGGTTACTTGTTTCCATCATCAAATCTTTCACTGGGTTATATGGCTGAAAAAAGTAAATATAGTTCCGAACTTCAAGCTACTGGTAACTTCTCAGAGTGCAGATCTGCTGCACTAATGTTATTACAAAACGGAAAAGGTTACAAACTCTCTTAGAACCACTACATTTACTGCATTACCTTGTGCCACATGATTATaatcattatatatattctgAGATGCAGAAAAATGTTCCAACTACCGCTGTTATTTGGGGTCTGTTTTCATGCCCAAGCTTCAAGGAAAATTTTTGGCTACAGAAAATTTCTTCCATACCTCAAAGGTATACTTATAATCTCCCTTTCTCCTACTGGCTTATGCTTGCTTAGTCTCCCCCCCCCTTTCCCCCAAAACACACAGACATTTCATATGCCTTGCATGCACAATCTTAGCCCACGTGATGTTTTCATGGTTGCACTGCGTTTCTGTTTCTTAAATTGCTTCCATTTCTTTGTTTGACTACTCTTTGTTGGATTAGTTCTTTAGGTTGCATCAAAGGGCCTCTCTTTCTGATGTCATGATGGCGGGGCAACATTTCTGTGGAGAAGATTGGTCAAAATTGAAGAAGAAGCACCAATCACTTGGTGAGGAAGAATTGTTGCGCTATTGTTTTTCTTCAGCATATATTGTGGCCTTACTTCATGATAGCCTTGGAATTGCTTTGGATGATGAAAGGTATATTTGCTGCTAAGTGTCCTCAAAAGCAAACAAACCATGTTTGTTCGATGGCTTTTTGGGCACTGTGGCTTTCCTCCATATAGTAATATCAAATTGGGGGTTTGTCAATAGTGTTCTTGTTCTTTCTCAGAATTGAAATTTTACTAATGTGATTCAGCCTTTAAACAGGATCAGCTTTGCTAATCGGGTAGAAAATATACCACTAGATTGGGCCTTGGGAGCTTTCATAGTACAAAACACGGCCAAGTTGGATGCGCCGCAAATTGATTGGATAACTACCATTGTCAGCAATGATTCACCCACGCTATTCTCCATCATTGCCGTTTCTGCAATATTGATGTTCATAGCTTGGTTTATATTGAAATGGAGGAAACCTGAGTTGAAGACAGTGTATGATTTAGAGAAAGGACGATATATAGTGACTCGTATTGGCAGAAAATGATATTGTTGTCCTGAGGAGATTGGTTTA
It encodes the following:
- the LOC107919991 gene encoding probable apyrase 6, with translation MRRLNARHRVDSELKTTTNQPKMDPIKFQTRPNSRSTSLFSRNPRQTKPTPSLFAISVSVSLALLIFSYIFIFSSPVSTKYGIIIDGGSTGTRIHVFRYRVDGSKNLVFDFKEGSDSLKVNPGLSAYVEYPEAVSDSLGKLLEFGRKKVPRKQLAETEIRLMATAGLRLLDVELQERILEECRKVLRVSGFKFHDEWASVITGSDEGVYAWVVANYALGTLGGNPLDTTGIIELGGASAQVTFFSSEPLPSKFSRSIKFGNFTYSLYSYSFLHFGQDVAHESLRESLIKGDFGPASDSLNKVMYMDPCTPKGYLFPSSNLSLGYMAEKSKYSSELQATGNFSECRSAALMLLQNGKEKCSNYRCYLGSVFMPKLQGKFLATENFFHTSKFFRLHQRASLSDVMMAGQHFCGEDWSKLKKKHQSLGEEELLRYCFSSAYIVALLHDSLGIALDDERISFANRVENIPLDWALGAFIVQNTAKLDAPQIDWITTIVSNDSPTLFSIIAVSAILMFIAWFILKWRKPELKTVYDLEKGRYIVTRIGRK